The Pseudonocardia sp. HH130630-07 DNA window ACGTAGACCACACCGGTCAGTGGAGGTGGCGGTGCGAGGTCGTCCGCCCGGGCCGGGGCGGTTCCGATGCCCGCGAGCAGCAGGGCGAGTGCGCCGGCGGCACCCACCGCCATTCGGGATCCCACTGTTCTCGTGATCGATCTCGTCGTGAATCCACGTACTGATTCCTCGCCAGTTGCGATACTGTAATCCGATCGTGTGACACTAAAGCGTTTTAGCCAAGGCGTCGGCGAATGGCGGAACTGAGCGGCCGTGGCTGCGGCGCCGGGTCCGTGGCCGACGTCGTCCGGTGCCGTCCGGGCCCGGACACACATCTGCCAGCGCCGTGTTGCGGCACGACGCCGGCAGACAGTGGTCGGGACGACGGCCGTGGGGCTGCGTCCCGGTCGTGCTCCTCCGGCGGGTGTCCGCCCCGCGGGGCGGAACGATCGAGGAGGAGGAGCGGTCAGGGGGTGTTCGGCGGGATGCCCGGGTTCGTGGGCAGGTTCGGCAGGTTCTCCGACGGCGGCGGCCACTCGTCGGCGTTCCCGGCCCCGGTGCCGGTACCTGGCCCCGGCTGTACCGGGCCGCTGGTGCACGTCGGGCAGGCCACGTCCTGGCCCTGCTGTCCCGCGGCCAGTGCCGGTCCCGCGCCGGCGAGCGCGAATGCTGCCGTCGCCGCTCCGGTGATCAGTACGCGGGCGAGCTGCGGACGTCCTGTTGTCGTCATCGACACTCCTCGATGCCGGCTGGTCGCCGGCCGTCGTGTTCAGGTGCACGGCGGACGTTAGGTGCCGGACCGGACGGATCGTGCGGCCCCGTCGTTCCCGGCAGCCGGACGCGGGAGATCCCTCGCCAGTGCGCTCCGCGGGTTCGCCGCCACCAGCGTCCGGGACCAGCACCGGGTTGCTCCACCGGCGAGGGCGCGCTCTCTGTGGCGCTCGTCGAGCGGGCACCGGTCCGGTGACCGACCCCGCTCGAACGGCACGCGGTGCGGTCCGGCCGGGCCGACCACGGGGCATGGTGTGCCGTTCGGCGGGGGACCGTGGGTCTACCGCGCGTCGGCCCCGGACGGCCCCGCGACGTGCCGCACCCCGGTGACCTCGCCCTCCCAGTCCGACAGCGGCTGCAGGACGACCCCGGTCGCCGAGTCGTAGGCGTTCACGACGAGCCCGCCGCCGACGTACATCCCCACGTGCCGCGGGTTGGTCGGGGAGCCGAGCGATCCGGGGGTGAACACCAGGTCGCCCGGGGCGATGCTCGCGACCGTCGCGGGCGTCCCGGCGTTCTTCTGGCTCACCGTCCCGGCCGGGATCGGCACCCCGGCTGCGGCCCAGGAGGCCAGCATCAGCCCGGAGCAGTCGAACCCGTCGGGGCCCTTGCCGCCCCAGACGTAGGGCTTGCCGATCTGGGCGAGCGCGTAGCTCACCGCGGCCCGCTGGGCCGGGTCCGCGGGCAGGGCGAACCCGGGCGGGAGCGCGCCCGGGTCGACCGGCGTCGGCGCGGTCGGCAGCCCGGCGCCGCCCTGGTCCGGGCAGGCGAACGTGGACGCCTGCCGGGCCGTCGCCGCGCCGGGGGTGGGGACGGGGTTGTCCGGCCCGACCCAGAACCGGTCGACGAGCGCGGCCGCCGGCTCCTCCTGCGGGCCGTAGCGGTCCGGGAACGCCGAGCGCTGCACGGACTGGGCGGCCTCGCCGGGCGGCATGGTCGCCCACCCGGACAGCTCGACGAGCCGGTCGAGGAAGATCCCGGTCGAGTACACTGGGTTGAGGACCTGCTCCGGCGTGCCCCAGCCCTGCGACGGACGCTGCTGGTAGAGCCCGAGCGAGTCCCGGTCCCCGTACTCCACGTTGACCAGCCGGGACTCGACGATGACCGTCGAGATCGCGATGACGGCGGCCCGCCGCGGCAGCCCGCGCCCGACGACGCCGTCGACGATCGTCGCGGCGTTCTCGGTCTGCTCGGCGTTCCAGTCGGTCCCGCCGATGGACTGCGAGCCACCGCCGATCCCGCCGTCGCCGCCGCAGCCGCCGCCCGGCAGCGCGCCGTCGGCGGCCGCGCCGAGCATCGCGATCCCGATGCCGAGGGTGGCGGAGACGAACGTCAGCGTCGCGGCGACGACCGCCAGGACGACGGCCGGGCTCCTGCGTGCCACCGGGTCACCCGCGCGCGGATGAGCTGCCCGGCTCGCCGCCGGCGGGGCGCGGGCCGCGCACGCCACCGGACGGGACCGAGACGAGCCCGCGCCGGCGGGTGCCGCCGCCGGTCGGTTCCGGTGCGGGGACCGGCTCGGCACGCAGCCCGGCGTTGGTGTCGAACACCGAGCGTTCGGTCGCCGAGAGCACGGTCTGGATCTTCATGCCGGGGGTGTTCTCCAGCTTCCACAGTGCCCGCCCGGCGCCCTCCATCGCCCAGCCGGTGATGACGGCCTGCTCGCGTTCGGACAGTCCGAGGTCGTCGGCGAGCTCGTCGCCGACCCGGGTGGACTGTCCGAGCAGGATCCGGGTGGAGCACAGCGCGAGCAGGTCCTTGGCGATCGAGACCTCCTGGGAGCCGGCGGCGCCGACCGAGAGCAGGTCCGAGGGCTTGTGCATGACCAGGAGCTGGATCTTGCGTTCGGCGCGGGACAGGCGCAGGTCGGAGTCGACGGCCTGGACCGCGCGCAGGCCCAGGCGCATCTGGCGCCACACCTCGTCGCGGACGATGATCCGGACGTCGCCGTCGTCCTGCAGGTCGGTGATCATCGAGGACCAGGAGCCGAGGCAGGTCAGCGCGACGGCGACGGCCTGGTCGCCGCGGGCGCGCAGCAGCGACAGGTCCATGGACTGGACGGGTGCGTCCCAGTCGAGGTCGAAGTTGGTGGGCTCGTCGAACAGGCCCGCGAGCGGTCCGACGACGAGGTTGGACAGGGCGTCGGTGATCTGGCGGGTGTGGTCGACGAACTGGCGGCGGTCGGCGAAGCGCAGCTCGCGCCAGAGGGCGTCGTCGGGGTCGGCGAGCCGGGCGACGACCTG harbors:
- a CDS encoding C40 family peptidase translates to MARRSPAVVLAVVAATLTFVSATLGIGIAMLGAAADGALPGGGCGGDGGIGGGSQSIGGTDWNAEQTENAATIVDGVVGRGLPRRAAVIAISTVIVESRLVNVEYGDRDSLGLYQQRPSQGWGTPEQVLNPVYSTGIFLDRLVELSGWATMPPGEAAQSVQRSAFPDRYGPQEEPAAALVDRFWVGPDNPVPTPGAATARQASTFACPDQGGAGLPTAPTPVDPGALPPGFALPADPAQRAAVSYALAQIGKPYVWGGKGPDGFDCSGLMLASWAAAGVPIPAGTVSQKNAGTPATVASIAPGDLVFTPGSLGSPTNPRHVGMYVGGGLVVNAYDSATGVVLQPLSDWEGEVTGVRHVAGPSGADAR
- a CDS encoding ATP-binding protein, which produces MSPLRRNREVRSRDTAELLSQFSGGDAAGPGDDGPEPGEQGGRRRERVNRVAAPRQGHREPGRGWTAVDATRRVPVHTATTAEVGGLFPLLAANGVPAVGARLGYDTQSGGAFYVHPTEWVLRDMVTNPNLAVFGEPGRGKSSTVVALLLRMMLFGVRSLISGDVKGEYTPLLRALGITPIALGRGSPHRLNALDLGPVRARWAGWDTARQREELTSVLARWTRMLTALAEAQGYSPTVTDELVLSTVLTRLVGAADGYTELRPITIPQVVARLADPDDALWRELRFADRRQFVDHTRQITDALSNLVVGPLAGLFDEPTNFDLDWDAPVQSMDLSLLRARGDQAVAVALTCLGSWSSMITDLQDDGDVRIIVRDEVWRQMRLGLRAVQAVDSDLRLSRAERKIQLLVMHKPSDLLSVGAAGSQEVSIAKDLLALCSTRILLGQSTRVGDELADDLGLSEREQAVITGWAMEGAGRALWKLENTPGMKIQTVLSATERSVFDTNAGLRAEPVPAPEPTGGGTRRRGLVSVPSGGVRGPRPAGGEPGSSSARG